TACACAACGGTTTATCCATTACAATACTTAGCGGCACAGATTGGCGGCAACTATGTCGATGCGCATTCGGTGTATCCAGCTGGTTCGGATGCCCACAGCTTTGACCCCTCACAAAAAGACATGATGAATATTGCAGATAGCGACCTATTTTTCTATATCGGACTTGGTATGGAAGGCTTTGTTGATAAAGCCAAACAATCGCTAAAAAATGAGAACGTGAAGTTTGTCGTGACAACAGACGGCTTGAAATTACCAACTGTGACGCATGACGAACATGAGGATGAAGACGAAGAGGATCATGACCACGGTGATGTGAATCCGCACGTTTGGCTTGACCCGAATTATATGGTGACGATGGCGGGCGTTGTTCGGGATAACTTGAGTAAGGAACTTCCTGCACAAAAAGATACATTTGAAAAAAATTATGAGCAAGTCGTATCGCAATTAAAAACACTGAATACCGATTACAAAACGATGGCGGCAAACGCGAAACATAAAGATTTCGTGACTGCACATGCGGCGTATGGCTACTGGGAGAATGAATACGGCTTGACGCAAATTCCGATTGCAGGTATTTCAACAAGCGACGAACCATCTCAAAAGAAACTGACATCGATTGTGAACACGATAAAAAAAGATAAGATTCCTTACATTTTATTAGAGCAAAATACAAATTCTAAGATTGCAGACGTGATTCAAAAAGAAACGGATACAAAAACGATGAAACTGCATAATTTAGAGACGTTAACACAAAAAGATATCGATGCAAAACGCGATTATATGTCCATTATGAAAGATAATTTGGCAGCGCTGGATAAGGCATTGAATTATTAACTAGAAAAAGCCGAGTGATGCGAAATCACTCGGCTTTTTTTTATAATCGTTCCTTCAAGCGATGCCGCTGAATTTTCTGTGACGCTGTTTTTGGCAACGTTTCTAAAAAATAAAACTGGCGTGGTATCTTGAACTTCGCGAGTCGTTTTTGACAGAATTCATAAAGTTGCGCCAAATCCACAACGCCGTTCGCTACAATAAACGCAACCGGTATTTCTCCCCATTCCACGTCTGGCGAAGCGACTACAGCCACTTCCCTCACATTTGGATGTTCCAGCAATACATGTTCGATTTCCGTCGGATATATATTTTCACCGCCAGATATGATCAAATCCGAACGTCTTTCTAGTACGAACAAGAATCCATCATCATCGATATAACCAATATCTCCCGTTTGAAACCAACCATCCACGTCAAATGCTTTTGTTGTTGCCTCTTCATTGTGCAAATAGCCCGCCATAATCGAAGGTCCTTTTAGCAAAATTTCATCGTGTTCGCCGATTTTAACCTCAGCTGGGAATAATGCCTTGCCTGCCGAGCCAATTTTCAAAAGCGCTTCTTCTGGCGGTAAAGTCACGATTTGCGAGGCCGTTTCTGTCATGCCAAACGACTGCACAAGTGGAATCCCTCGTTCAAAACACGCCTCAAACATCGATTTACTCGCCGGTCCACCTCCAAGTAACATACAGCGGAAGTTTGCGTGATAAGGGGCCTGAAAAACATCCAACAAGCGTTGCGCCATCGTACTCACCACGGAAATCATCGTTACCTCACCACTCCGCAAAAGTTTATCCACGCGCTCTACATCGAACCTCTCCTCCAAATAAACCGGAATACCGTAAATCACCGAACGCATCAAAATCGAGAGTCCGCTAATATGAAAAATCGGCACTGCGCACAGCCAGCTATCTCCCGCCACTAAACCGAGATTCAGCATTGATCCAGTCGCGCTCCACCAATGATTCCCAAACGTCTGCATCACACCTTTAGGTTTCCCAGTTGTGCCAGACGTGTACATCACCGACGCCACAGTATCCATCGCAAAATTAGAGACAAGCGGAGCATCCAAAACAGGTGCTTCCTTCACACACGTAAACGAAACGGCCAAATTCGCTGTCACTTTATCCACAAAATCATCCGCATAAAAGCACCGCTCCACCCGTGCATCCTCTATTTGAAACAAGATCTCCGTCGCTGTCAACCGATTGTTCAAAAATACCGTCCGCGCCCCCAGTTGAGCTAGCGCATGAATCATCAAAAACGTATCCCGATCATTCTTACCAAGAAGCGCCACATACATCCCGTCCCGAACACCGAACGAAGCCAATTTCCCAGCCACTTCCCGCACAGCATCATAAATCTCTGAAAAAGTTTCCTGCTTATCCTGAAAAACGAGCGCGGTCTTCCCAGGAGAAAGCCGCACTCGTTTTGCTAACCAATTCGTTAGTTCCATCATTTTTCACCAACAATCAAGGGAATTTTGGAAATTGATCGAAGTCCGGATCACGTTTCTCTTTAAACGCATCCCGTCCCTCTTTCGCCTCATCCGTTGTGTAATAAAGAAGCGTCGCGTCGCCAGCCAATTGCTGAAGACCCGCCAAACCATCCGTGTCCGCGTTGAATGCTGCCTTGATAAAACGAAGCGCCGTCGGACTTTTCTTCAACATTTCCTTCGCCCAAGCAACCGTCTCCGTCTCTAAGTCTGCAAGCGGAACAACCGTGTTAATCCAGCCCATTTCAAGCGCCTCAGCAGCCGTATATTGACGACACATGAACCAAACTTCCTTCGCTTTCTTATGACCAATCACGCGCGCCAAATAGCCAGAGCCATAACCCGCATCAAAACTACCAACATTCGGCCCAGTTTGACCAAATTTCGCATTATCCGCCGCAATCGTCAAATCACACACGAGTTGCAACACGTTTCCGCCACCGATCGACCAACCAGCAACCATCGCAATCACTGGTTTTGGAATCACACGAATCAAACGCTGTAAATCAAGCACGTTCAAACGTGGAATATTATCATCACCGACATAACCACCGTTTCCACGAACCTTCTGATCCCCACCCGAACAAAACGCTTTGTCGCCTTCTCCAGTTAAAATAATCACGCCAACACTCGCATCCTCACGCGCAATCGTAAACGCATCAATCATTTCCATCACCGTTTTTGGCGTAAACGCATTGTGCACTTGCGGGCGATCGATCGTAATTTTCGCGATTCCTTCGTATGTTTCGTACTTAATTTCCGTATAATCCTTCTCTTTCTTCCATTCAAAACCCATTATTCCGTTCCTCCTCTAATTCGTAGCCAATTGCGAACCGCACAACCAAAAGCTTCTGGTTGCTCGATGTGAATCGTATGTCCCGCATTTGAAAAAGTTATATATTTTGCATCAGGAAGCACCGTTTTCATTTCCAGCGCAATCCCGCAAAATTTCTGATCCTCTTGCCCCGCTAAAAGTAACGTCGGAATCTGAAGCTCCGGCAACGC
The sequence above is drawn from the Listeria weihenstephanensis genome and encodes:
- a CDS encoding metal ABC transporter substrate-binding protein, which translates into the protein MKKIAILLSTILLVSVFIVGCGNSDEKTKNSDKLTVYTTVYPLQYLAAQIGGNYVDAHSVYPAGSDAHSFDPSQKDMMNIADSDLFFYIGLGMEGFVDKAKQSLKNENVKFVVTTDGLKLPTVTHDEHEDEDEEDHDHGDVNPHVWLDPNYMVTMAGVVRDNLSKELPAQKDTFEKNYEQVVSQLKTLNTDYKTMAANAKHKDFVTAHAAYGYWENEYGLTQIPIAGISTSDEPSQKKLTSIVNTIKKDKIPYILLEQNTNSKIADVIQKETDTKTMKLHNLETLTQKDIDAKRDYMSIMKDNLAALDKALNY
- a CDS encoding o-succinylbenzoate--CoA ligase; its protein translation is MELTNWLAKRVRLSPGKTALVFQDKQETFSEIYDAVREVAGKLASFGVRDGMYVALLGKNDRDTFLMIHALAQLGARTVFLNNRLTATEILFQIEDARVERCFYADDFVDKVTANLAVSFTCVKEAPVLDAPLVSNFAMDTVASVMYTSGTTGKPKGVMQTFGNHWWSATGSMLNLGLVAGDSWLCAVPIFHISGLSILMRSVIYGIPVYLEERFDVERVDKLLRSGEVTMISVVSTMAQRLLDVFQAPYHANFRCMLLGGGPASKSMFEACFERGIPLVQSFGMTETASQIVTLPPEEALLKIGSAGKALFPAEVKIGEHDEILLKGPSIMAGYLHNEEATTKAFDVDGWFQTGDIGYIDDDGFLFVLERRSDLIISGGENIYPTEIEHVLLEHPNVREVAVVASPDVEWGEIPVAFIVANGVVDLAQLYEFCQKRLAKFKIPRQFYFLETLPKTASQKIQRHRLKERL
- the menB gene encoding 1,4-dihydroxy-2-naphthoyl-CoA synthase, with amino-acid sequence MGFEWKKEKDYTEIKYETYEGIAKITIDRPQVHNAFTPKTVMEMIDAFTIAREDASVGVIILTGEGDKAFCSGGDQKVRGNGGYVGDDNIPRLNVLDLQRLIRVIPKPVIAMVAGWSIGGGNVLQLVCDLTIAADNAKFGQTGPNVGSFDAGYGSGYLARVIGHKKAKEVWFMCRQYTAAEALEMGWINTVVPLADLETETVAWAKEMLKKSPTALRFIKAAFNADTDGLAGLQQLAGDATLLYYTTDEAKEGRDAFKEKRDPDFDQFPKFP